One Cardiocondyla obscurior isolate alpha-2009 linkage group LG11, Cobs3.1, whole genome shotgun sequence DNA segment encodes these proteins:
- the Fas2 gene encoding fasciclin-2 isoform X4 has product MMAARRERPTCLAVAALLLVTAFANAADPYLDILPSGETQTKPIGSSILLTCKPKVDNPSLISQMQWLDPQNRVIETLKYVVLPLESTYAGHSKPAMYTELHQDGSLSLFFNSLQEEQAGKYTCKGSYARNLPLTKSVTIDTIIAITWDNAPSNQYPILGEDFDIQCQVRARPSPSVDWLYNGELIKTNDHYVITTFALKIKKVQESDDGIYTCRASVQTTGELQERPIRVEVHVRPTIEEYSSPVDIIEGENANIACKASGKPPPMFTWVKSLTQQNLSIADRFGVNPVTGELTITNVNRDDTGEYQCVASNAAGQATVNIQVNVIVKPKIMEFVNKTVVEGKKVEIQCKAFGRPPPEVTFRKFTADKPYVLGVQSQDDRILVKNVPNDLTSETIGTLSIMDTLTDNDGLYECIAKNTGGTAYKNGHLTVEFPPSFRNMPNVTMWSWEQKEVNLTCIAEGIPNATIRWTIYGDQKIDNDNMIKQIGIGPKSILQIKPIDRRYYTNYKCIAMNLHGTREHIIELREASKPGELLDVKMADITATTIRFDLIPPVNPDLPVKTVSVQYKEEFQVWQNSRNKTWSVGSLYVIEGLKPQTPYEFRFASRNDVGLGNWGNYHREITPGRTVPKEPRILTTPGSEYEISKSSVQYELSWITPPDNGEPIDMYLIKFCEVKPVAGEWETLEDTCRSREVKTQGRTREYLKDLKADTYYTVELLAHNIMGFSMPGYAKFRTARESMGITVDYSNAGDTRKTGVAITAAVMLLSLAI; this is encoded by the exons CTTTCGCGAACGCGGCGGACCCGTATTTGGATATTCTGCCAAGCGGCGAGACCCAGACGAAACCAATTGGCTCCAGCATCCTTCTAACGTGCAAACCGAAGGTGGACAATCCATCGCTCATCAGTCAGATGCAATGGCTGGACCCGCAGAATCGCGTAATCGAGACTCTCAA ATACGTCGTTTTGCCGCTCGAAAG TACGTACGCGGGACACTCGAAGCCGGCCATGTACACCGAGCTGCATCAGGACGGTAGCCTCTCCCTGTTCTTTAATTCTCTTCAGGAGGAACAGGCCGGCAAGTACACGTGCAAAGGGTCCTATGCGCGCAATCTGCCGTTGACCAAGTCTGTGACAATCGATACTATTA TTGCGATCACATGGGACAATGCGCCGTCAAATCAGTACCCGATTCTCGGAGAAGACTTTGATATTCAGTGTCAAGTACGCGCTAGACCATCACCTTCGGTTGATTGGCTTTATAACGGAGAACTGATAAAGACGAACGATCACTACGTTATAACCACTTTCGCCTTGAAGATCAAGAAGGTTCAAGAGTCTGACGACGGTATATATACGTGCCGTGCATCGGTGCAGACCACAGGAGAATTGCAAGAGCGTCCTATTCGCGTTGAG gtGCACGTACGACCCACGATTGAGGAATACTCGAGCCCCGTTGACATTATCGAAGGCGAAAACGCAAACATCGCATGCAAAGCCAGCGGCAAGCCACCGCCAATGTTTACATGGGTTAAATCTCTTACTCAGCAGAACCTGTCTATCGCCGATCGATTCGGTGTCAATCCGGTCACAGGTGAGCTCACAATCACAAACGTCAACCGCGACGACACGGGCGAATATCAGTGCGTCGCGAGCAACGCCGCCGGTCAGGCCACCGTCAACATCCAGGTGAACGTAATCGTCAAGCCAAAAATTATGGAGTTCGTGAACAAGACGGTCGTCGAAGGGAAAAAGGTGGAAATTCAGTGCAAGGCCTTCGGACGACCACCGCCCGAGGTGACGTTCAGGAAGTTCACCGCCGACAAACCTTACGTGCTGGGCGTTCAGTCGCAAGACGATCGAATCCTCGTGAAGAACGTTCCAAATGACTTGACCAGCGAGACCATCGGCACTCTGTCGATCATGGACACCCTCACCGACAACGACGGCTTGTACGAGTGTATAGCGAAGAACACCGGCGGCACCGCTTACAAAAACGGCCATCTGACCGTAGAGTTTCCGCCTTCCTTCCGCAACATGCCGAACGTAACGATGTGGTCCTGGGAGCAGAAAGAAGTCAACCTCACCTGCATCGCCGAGGGCATACCGAACGCAACGATACGGTGGACCATATATGGCGACCAGAAGATCGACAACGATAACATGATAAAGCAGATAGGCATCGGGCCGAAGTCCATTCTCCAAATAAAACCGATTGACCGGAGATATTACACTAATTACAAATGCATCGCCATGAATCTTCACGGAACGCGGGAACACATAATCGAGCTGAGAGAAGCGAGCAAGCCCGGCGAGCTCCTGGACGTTAAGATGGCCGATATCACTGCCACGACGATAAGATTCGACTTGATACCGCCTGTGAATCCAGATTTACCTGTGAAGACCGTCAGCGTGCAATACAAAGAGGAGTTCCAAGTTTGGCaaaattcaagaaataaaacgtGGTCCGTCG GTTCCCTGTACGTCATCGAGGGCTTGAAACCGCAAACGCCCTATGAGTTCCGGTTCGCGTCGAGGAACGATGTTGGCCTCGGCAACTGGGGTAACTACCACCGAGAGATAACACCTGGCAGAACAGTGCCGAAAGAGCCAAGAATTCTAACGACGCCGGGCTCCGAATACGAGATATCCAAGAGTAGTGTTCAGTACGAGCTTAGCTGGATAACGCCGCCGGACAATGGTGAACCCATAGACATGTACCTGATCAAGTTCTGCGAGGTAAAGCCCGTCGCTGGCGAGTGGGAAACGTTGGAGGACACCTGCCGTTCGAGGGAGGTCAAAACTCAAGGCAGAACGAGGGAATACCTTAAGGATTTGAAAGCTGACACTTACTACACGGTCGAGCTGCTGGCTCACAACATAATGGGCTTCAGCATGCCGGGATACGCCAAATTCAGGACAGCCAGAG AATCTATGGGCATCACTGTGGACTACAGTAATGCTGGTGATACTCGCAAGACCGGCGTCGCCATTACCGCAGCAGTAATGCTCCTATCTCTAGCCATTTAG
- the Fas2 gene encoding fasciclin-2 isoform X2 has product MMAARRERPTCLAVAALLLVTAFANAADPYLDILPSGETQTKPIGSSILLTCKPKVDNPSLISQMQWLDPQNRVIETLNTYAGHSKPAMYTELHQDGSLSLFFNSLQEEQAGKYTCKGSYARNLPLTKSVTIDTIIAITWDNAPSNQYPILGEDFDIQCQVRARPSPSVDWLYNGELIKTNDHYVITTFALKIKKVQESDDGIYTCRASVQTTGELQERPIRVEVHVRPTIEEYSSPVDIIEGENANIACKASGKPPPMFTWVKSLTQQNLSIADRFGVNPVTGELTITNVNRDDTGEYQCVASNAAGQATVNIQVNVIVKPKIMEFVNKTVVEGKKVEIQCKAFGRPPPEVTFRKFTADKPYVLGVQSQDDRILVKNVPNDLTSETIGTLSIMDTLTDNDGLYECIAKNTGGTAYKNGHLTVEFPPSFRNMPNVTMWSWEQKEVNLTCIAEGIPNATIRWTIYGDQKIDNDNMIKQIGIGPKSILQIKPIDRRYYTNYKCIAMNLHGTREHIIELREASKPGELLDVKMADITATTIRFDLIPPVNPDLPVKTVSVQYKEEFQVWQNSRNKTWSVGSLYVIEGLKPQTPYEFRFASRNDVGLGNWGNYHREITPGRTVPKEPRILTTPGSEYEISKSSVQYELSWITPPDNGEPIDMYLIKFCEVKPVAGEWETLEDTCRSREVKTQGRTREYLKDLKADTYYTVELLAHNIMGFSMPGYAKFRTARGLDTSVVQHQGPLISSGAIIGIVLAITFITFVIIDAICCCMRKTGIINFVRERSRRKPVDEEDTKLGSLYGWRFPLPYCDQKMANVAGVTAIQDSGSGKNTIRLVKHTVIDEKEPLKEEKKITPIIDSGLRRETSVTFDGKRSVSKTGFVGKDSAV; this is encoded by the exons CTTTCGCGAACGCGGCGGACCCGTATTTGGATATTCTGCCAAGCGGCGAGACCCAGACGAAACCAATTGGCTCCAGCATCCTTCTAACGTGCAAACCGAAGGTGGACAATCCATCGCTCATCAGTCAGATGCAATGGCTGGACCCGCAGAATCGCGTAATCGAGACTCTCAA TACGTACGCGGGACACTCGAAGCCGGCCATGTACACCGAGCTGCATCAGGACGGTAGCCTCTCCCTGTTCTTTAATTCTCTTCAGGAGGAACAGGCCGGCAAGTACACGTGCAAAGGGTCCTATGCGCGCAATCTGCCGTTGACCAAGTCTGTGACAATCGATACTATTA TTGCGATCACATGGGACAATGCGCCGTCAAATCAGTACCCGATTCTCGGAGAAGACTTTGATATTCAGTGTCAAGTACGCGCTAGACCATCACCTTCGGTTGATTGGCTTTATAACGGAGAACTGATAAAGACGAACGATCACTACGTTATAACCACTTTCGCCTTGAAGATCAAGAAGGTTCAAGAGTCTGACGACGGTATATATACGTGCCGTGCATCGGTGCAGACCACAGGAGAATTGCAAGAGCGTCCTATTCGCGTTGAG gtGCACGTACGACCCACGATTGAGGAATACTCGAGCCCCGTTGACATTATCGAAGGCGAAAACGCAAACATCGCATGCAAAGCCAGCGGCAAGCCACCGCCAATGTTTACATGGGTTAAATCTCTTACTCAGCAGAACCTGTCTATCGCCGATCGATTCGGTGTCAATCCGGTCACAGGTGAGCTCACAATCACAAACGTCAACCGCGACGACACGGGCGAATATCAGTGCGTCGCGAGCAACGCCGCCGGTCAGGCCACCGTCAACATCCAGGTGAACGTAATCGTCAAGCCAAAAATTATGGAGTTCGTGAACAAGACGGTCGTCGAAGGGAAAAAGGTGGAAATTCAGTGCAAGGCCTTCGGACGACCACCGCCCGAGGTGACGTTCAGGAAGTTCACCGCCGACAAACCTTACGTGCTGGGCGTTCAGTCGCAAGACGATCGAATCCTCGTGAAGAACGTTCCAAATGACTTGACCAGCGAGACCATCGGCACTCTGTCGATCATGGACACCCTCACCGACAACGACGGCTTGTACGAGTGTATAGCGAAGAACACCGGCGGCACCGCTTACAAAAACGGCCATCTGACCGTAGAGTTTCCGCCTTCCTTCCGCAACATGCCGAACGTAACGATGTGGTCCTGGGAGCAGAAAGAAGTCAACCTCACCTGCATCGCCGAGGGCATACCGAACGCAACGATACGGTGGACCATATATGGCGACCAGAAGATCGACAACGATAACATGATAAAGCAGATAGGCATCGGGCCGAAGTCCATTCTCCAAATAAAACCGATTGACCGGAGATATTACACTAATTACAAATGCATCGCCATGAATCTTCACGGAACGCGGGAACACATAATCGAGCTGAGAGAAGCGAGCAAGCCCGGCGAGCTCCTGGACGTTAAGATGGCCGATATCACTGCCACGACGATAAGATTCGACTTGATACCGCCTGTGAATCCAGATTTACCTGTGAAGACCGTCAGCGTGCAATACAAAGAGGAGTTCCAAGTTTGGCaaaattcaagaaataaaacgtGGTCCGTCG GTTCCCTGTACGTCATCGAGGGCTTGAAACCGCAAACGCCCTATGAGTTCCGGTTCGCGTCGAGGAACGATGTTGGCCTCGGCAACTGGGGTAACTACCACCGAGAGATAACACCTGGCAGAACAGTGCCGAAAGAGCCAAGAATTCTAACGACGCCGGGCTCCGAATACGAGATATCCAAGAGTAGTGTTCAGTACGAGCTTAGCTGGATAACGCCGCCGGACAATGGTGAACCCATAGACATGTACCTGATCAAGTTCTGCGAGGTAAAGCCCGTCGCTGGCGAGTGGGAAACGTTGGAGGACACCTGCCGTTCGAGGGAGGTCAAAACTCAAGGCAGAACGAGGGAATACCTTAAGGATTTGAAAGCTGACACTTACTACACGGTCGAGCTGCTGGCTCACAACATAATGGGCTTCAGCATGCCGGGATACGCCAAATTCAGGACAGCCAGAG GTTTAGATACCAGCGTGGTGCAGCATCAGGGTCCGTTGATCTCGAGCGGAGCCATAATCGGCATTGTCCTCGCGATCACATTCATCACCTTCGTCATCATCGATGCCATCTGCTGCTGCATGCGCAAGACAG GAATTATCAACTTCGTGCGTGAGCGATCACGGCGGAAACCAGTCGACGAGGAGGACACGAAACTTGGCAG TCTTTACGGTTGGCGGTTTCCATTGCCGTATTGCGACCAAAAAATGGCCAATGTCGCCGGGGTCACGGCCATCCAAGACTCGGGTAGTGGAAAAAATACCATTAGATTGGTCAAACACACTGTCAT AGACGAAAAGGAGCCGCTGAAGGAGGAGAAGAAGATCACACCGATCATCGACTCCGGGCTGCGCCGGGAGACCTCCGTCACCTTCGACGGCAAAAGGTCCGTCTCCAAGACCGGCTTCGTCGGCAAGGACTCGGCCGTCTAG
- the Fas2 gene encoding fasciclin-2 isoform X1, with protein MMAARRERPTCLAVAALLLVTAFANAADPYLDILPSGETQTKPIGSSILLTCKPKVDNPSLISQMQWLDPQNRVIETLKYVVLPLESTYAGHSKPAMYTELHQDGSLSLFFNSLQEEQAGKYTCKGSYARNLPLTKSVTIDTIIAITWDNAPSNQYPILGEDFDIQCQVRARPSPSVDWLYNGELIKTNDHYVITTFALKIKKVQESDDGIYTCRASVQTTGELQERPIRVEVHVRPTIEEYSSPVDIIEGENANIACKASGKPPPMFTWVKSLTQQNLSIADRFGVNPVTGELTITNVNRDDTGEYQCVASNAAGQATVNIQVNVIVKPKIMEFVNKTVVEGKKVEIQCKAFGRPPPEVTFRKFTADKPYVLGVQSQDDRILVKNVPNDLTSETIGTLSIMDTLTDNDGLYECIAKNTGGTAYKNGHLTVEFPPSFRNMPNVTMWSWEQKEVNLTCIAEGIPNATIRWTIYGDQKIDNDNMIKQIGIGPKSILQIKPIDRRYYTNYKCIAMNLHGTREHIIELREASKPGELLDVKMADITATTIRFDLIPPVNPDLPVKTVSVQYKEEFQVWQNSRNKTWSVGSLYVIEGLKPQTPYEFRFASRNDVGLGNWGNYHREITPGRTVPKEPRILTTPGSEYEISKSSVQYELSWITPPDNGEPIDMYLIKFCEVKPVAGEWETLEDTCRSREVKTQGRTREYLKDLKADTYYTVELLAHNIMGFSMPGYAKFRTARGLDTSVVQHQGPLISSGAIIGIVLAITFITFVIIDAICCCMRKTGIINFVRERSRRKPVDEEDTKLGSLYGWRFPLPYCDQKMANVAGVTAIQDSGSGKNTIRLVKHTVIDEKEPLKEEKKITPIIDSGLRRETSVTFDGKRSVSKTGFVGKDSAV; from the exons CTTTCGCGAACGCGGCGGACCCGTATTTGGATATTCTGCCAAGCGGCGAGACCCAGACGAAACCAATTGGCTCCAGCATCCTTCTAACGTGCAAACCGAAGGTGGACAATCCATCGCTCATCAGTCAGATGCAATGGCTGGACCCGCAGAATCGCGTAATCGAGACTCTCAA ATACGTCGTTTTGCCGCTCGAAAG TACGTACGCGGGACACTCGAAGCCGGCCATGTACACCGAGCTGCATCAGGACGGTAGCCTCTCCCTGTTCTTTAATTCTCTTCAGGAGGAACAGGCCGGCAAGTACACGTGCAAAGGGTCCTATGCGCGCAATCTGCCGTTGACCAAGTCTGTGACAATCGATACTATTA TTGCGATCACATGGGACAATGCGCCGTCAAATCAGTACCCGATTCTCGGAGAAGACTTTGATATTCAGTGTCAAGTACGCGCTAGACCATCACCTTCGGTTGATTGGCTTTATAACGGAGAACTGATAAAGACGAACGATCACTACGTTATAACCACTTTCGCCTTGAAGATCAAGAAGGTTCAAGAGTCTGACGACGGTATATATACGTGCCGTGCATCGGTGCAGACCACAGGAGAATTGCAAGAGCGTCCTATTCGCGTTGAG gtGCACGTACGACCCACGATTGAGGAATACTCGAGCCCCGTTGACATTATCGAAGGCGAAAACGCAAACATCGCATGCAAAGCCAGCGGCAAGCCACCGCCAATGTTTACATGGGTTAAATCTCTTACTCAGCAGAACCTGTCTATCGCCGATCGATTCGGTGTCAATCCGGTCACAGGTGAGCTCACAATCACAAACGTCAACCGCGACGACACGGGCGAATATCAGTGCGTCGCGAGCAACGCCGCCGGTCAGGCCACCGTCAACATCCAGGTGAACGTAATCGTCAAGCCAAAAATTATGGAGTTCGTGAACAAGACGGTCGTCGAAGGGAAAAAGGTGGAAATTCAGTGCAAGGCCTTCGGACGACCACCGCCCGAGGTGACGTTCAGGAAGTTCACCGCCGACAAACCTTACGTGCTGGGCGTTCAGTCGCAAGACGATCGAATCCTCGTGAAGAACGTTCCAAATGACTTGACCAGCGAGACCATCGGCACTCTGTCGATCATGGACACCCTCACCGACAACGACGGCTTGTACGAGTGTATAGCGAAGAACACCGGCGGCACCGCTTACAAAAACGGCCATCTGACCGTAGAGTTTCCGCCTTCCTTCCGCAACATGCCGAACGTAACGATGTGGTCCTGGGAGCAGAAAGAAGTCAACCTCACCTGCATCGCCGAGGGCATACCGAACGCAACGATACGGTGGACCATATATGGCGACCAGAAGATCGACAACGATAACATGATAAAGCAGATAGGCATCGGGCCGAAGTCCATTCTCCAAATAAAACCGATTGACCGGAGATATTACACTAATTACAAATGCATCGCCATGAATCTTCACGGAACGCGGGAACACATAATCGAGCTGAGAGAAGCGAGCAAGCCCGGCGAGCTCCTGGACGTTAAGATGGCCGATATCACTGCCACGACGATAAGATTCGACTTGATACCGCCTGTGAATCCAGATTTACCTGTGAAGACCGTCAGCGTGCAATACAAAGAGGAGTTCCAAGTTTGGCaaaattcaagaaataaaacgtGGTCCGTCG GTTCCCTGTACGTCATCGAGGGCTTGAAACCGCAAACGCCCTATGAGTTCCGGTTCGCGTCGAGGAACGATGTTGGCCTCGGCAACTGGGGTAACTACCACCGAGAGATAACACCTGGCAGAACAGTGCCGAAAGAGCCAAGAATTCTAACGACGCCGGGCTCCGAATACGAGATATCCAAGAGTAGTGTTCAGTACGAGCTTAGCTGGATAACGCCGCCGGACAATGGTGAACCCATAGACATGTACCTGATCAAGTTCTGCGAGGTAAAGCCCGTCGCTGGCGAGTGGGAAACGTTGGAGGACACCTGCCGTTCGAGGGAGGTCAAAACTCAAGGCAGAACGAGGGAATACCTTAAGGATTTGAAAGCTGACACTTACTACACGGTCGAGCTGCTGGCTCACAACATAATGGGCTTCAGCATGCCGGGATACGCCAAATTCAGGACAGCCAGAG GTTTAGATACCAGCGTGGTGCAGCATCAGGGTCCGTTGATCTCGAGCGGAGCCATAATCGGCATTGTCCTCGCGATCACATTCATCACCTTCGTCATCATCGATGCCATCTGCTGCTGCATGCGCAAGACAG GAATTATCAACTTCGTGCGTGAGCGATCACGGCGGAAACCAGTCGACGAGGAGGACACGAAACTTGGCAG TCTTTACGGTTGGCGGTTTCCATTGCCGTATTGCGACCAAAAAATGGCCAATGTCGCCGGGGTCACGGCCATCCAAGACTCGGGTAGTGGAAAAAATACCATTAGATTGGTCAAACACACTGTCAT AGACGAAAAGGAGCCGCTGAAGGAGGAGAAGAAGATCACACCGATCATCGACTCCGGGCTGCGCCGGGAGACCTCCGTCACCTTCGACGGCAAAAGGTCCGTCTCCAAGACCGGCTTCGTCGGCAAGGACTCGGCCGTCTAG
- the Fas2 gene encoding fasciclin-2 isoform X3 gives MMAARRERPTCLAVAALLLVTAFANAADPYLDILPSGETQTKPIGSSILLTCKPKVDNPSLISQMQWLDPQNRVIETLKYVVLPLESTYAGHSKPAMYTELHQDGSLSLFFNSLQEEQAGKYTCKGSYARNLPLTKSVTIDTIIAITWDNAPSNQYPILGEDFDIQCQVRARPSPSVDWLYNGELIKTNDHYVITTFALKIKKVQESDDGIYTCRASVQTTGELQERPIRVEVHVRPTIEEYSSPVDIIEGENANIACKASGKPPPMFTWVKSLTQQNLSIADRFGVNPVTGELTITNVNRDDTGEYQCVASNAAGQATVNIQVNVIVKPKIMEFVNKTVVEGKKVEIQCKAFGRPPPEVTFRKFTADKPYVLGVQSQDDRILVKNVPNDLTSETIGTLSIMDTLTDNDGLYECIAKNTGGTAYKNGHLTVEFPPSFRNMPNVTMWSWEQKEVNLTCIAEGIPNATIRWTIYGDQKIDNDNMIKQIGIGPKSILQIKPIDRRYYTNYKCIAMNLHGTREHIIELREASKPGELLDVKMADITATTIRFDLIPPVNPDLPVKTVSVQYKEEFQVWQNSRNKTWSVGSLYVIEGLKPQTPYEFRFASRNDVGLGNWGNYHREITPGRTVPKEPRILTTPGSEYEISKSSVQYELSWITPPDNGEPIDMYLIKFCEVKPVAGEWETLEDTCRSREVKTQGRTREYLKDLKADTYYTVELLAHNIMGFSMPGYAKFRTARGLDTSVVQHQGPLISSGAIIGIVLAITFITFVIIDAICCCMRKTGIINFVRERSRRKPVDEEDTKLGRDEKEPLKEEKKITPIIDSGLRRETSVTFDGKRSVSKTGFVGKDSAV, from the exons CTTTCGCGAACGCGGCGGACCCGTATTTGGATATTCTGCCAAGCGGCGAGACCCAGACGAAACCAATTGGCTCCAGCATCCTTCTAACGTGCAAACCGAAGGTGGACAATCCATCGCTCATCAGTCAGATGCAATGGCTGGACCCGCAGAATCGCGTAATCGAGACTCTCAA ATACGTCGTTTTGCCGCTCGAAAG TACGTACGCGGGACACTCGAAGCCGGCCATGTACACCGAGCTGCATCAGGACGGTAGCCTCTCCCTGTTCTTTAATTCTCTTCAGGAGGAACAGGCCGGCAAGTACACGTGCAAAGGGTCCTATGCGCGCAATCTGCCGTTGACCAAGTCTGTGACAATCGATACTATTA TTGCGATCACATGGGACAATGCGCCGTCAAATCAGTACCCGATTCTCGGAGAAGACTTTGATATTCAGTGTCAAGTACGCGCTAGACCATCACCTTCGGTTGATTGGCTTTATAACGGAGAACTGATAAAGACGAACGATCACTACGTTATAACCACTTTCGCCTTGAAGATCAAGAAGGTTCAAGAGTCTGACGACGGTATATATACGTGCCGTGCATCGGTGCAGACCACAGGAGAATTGCAAGAGCGTCCTATTCGCGTTGAG gtGCACGTACGACCCACGATTGAGGAATACTCGAGCCCCGTTGACATTATCGAAGGCGAAAACGCAAACATCGCATGCAAAGCCAGCGGCAAGCCACCGCCAATGTTTACATGGGTTAAATCTCTTACTCAGCAGAACCTGTCTATCGCCGATCGATTCGGTGTCAATCCGGTCACAGGTGAGCTCACAATCACAAACGTCAACCGCGACGACACGGGCGAATATCAGTGCGTCGCGAGCAACGCCGCCGGTCAGGCCACCGTCAACATCCAGGTGAACGTAATCGTCAAGCCAAAAATTATGGAGTTCGTGAACAAGACGGTCGTCGAAGGGAAAAAGGTGGAAATTCAGTGCAAGGCCTTCGGACGACCACCGCCCGAGGTGACGTTCAGGAAGTTCACCGCCGACAAACCTTACGTGCTGGGCGTTCAGTCGCAAGACGATCGAATCCTCGTGAAGAACGTTCCAAATGACTTGACCAGCGAGACCATCGGCACTCTGTCGATCATGGACACCCTCACCGACAACGACGGCTTGTACGAGTGTATAGCGAAGAACACCGGCGGCACCGCTTACAAAAACGGCCATCTGACCGTAGAGTTTCCGCCTTCCTTCCGCAACATGCCGAACGTAACGATGTGGTCCTGGGAGCAGAAAGAAGTCAACCTCACCTGCATCGCCGAGGGCATACCGAACGCAACGATACGGTGGACCATATATGGCGACCAGAAGATCGACAACGATAACATGATAAAGCAGATAGGCATCGGGCCGAAGTCCATTCTCCAAATAAAACCGATTGACCGGAGATATTACACTAATTACAAATGCATCGCCATGAATCTTCACGGAACGCGGGAACACATAATCGAGCTGAGAGAAGCGAGCAAGCCCGGCGAGCTCCTGGACGTTAAGATGGCCGATATCACTGCCACGACGATAAGATTCGACTTGATACCGCCTGTGAATCCAGATTTACCTGTGAAGACCGTCAGCGTGCAATACAAAGAGGAGTTCCAAGTTTGGCaaaattcaagaaataaaacgtGGTCCGTCG GTTCCCTGTACGTCATCGAGGGCTTGAAACCGCAAACGCCCTATGAGTTCCGGTTCGCGTCGAGGAACGATGTTGGCCTCGGCAACTGGGGTAACTACCACCGAGAGATAACACCTGGCAGAACAGTGCCGAAAGAGCCAAGAATTCTAACGACGCCGGGCTCCGAATACGAGATATCCAAGAGTAGTGTTCAGTACGAGCTTAGCTGGATAACGCCGCCGGACAATGGTGAACCCATAGACATGTACCTGATCAAGTTCTGCGAGGTAAAGCCCGTCGCTGGCGAGTGGGAAACGTTGGAGGACACCTGCCGTTCGAGGGAGGTCAAAACTCAAGGCAGAACGAGGGAATACCTTAAGGATTTGAAAGCTGACACTTACTACACGGTCGAGCTGCTGGCTCACAACATAATGGGCTTCAGCATGCCGGGATACGCCAAATTCAGGACAGCCAGAG GTTTAGATACCAGCGTGGTGCAGCATCAGGGTCCGTTGATCTCGAGCGGAGCCATAATCGGCATTGTCCTCGCGATCACATTCATCACCTTCGTCATCATCGATGCCATCTGCTGCTGCATGCGCAAGACAG GAATTATCAACTTCGTGCGTGAGCGATCACGGCGGAAACCAGTCGACGAGGAGGACACGAAACTTGGCAG AGACGAAAAGGAGCCGCTGAAGGAGGAGAAGAAGATCACACCGATCATCGACTCCGGGCTGCGCCGGGAGACCTCCGTCACCTTCGACGGCAAAAGGTCCGTCTCCAAGACCGGCTTCGTCGGCAAGGACTCGGCCGTCTAG